Proteins encoded by one window of Winogradskyella sp. PG-2:
- a CDS encoding copper homeostasis protein CutC — translation MKLEICVNSYQSAKNACDAGAHRIELCQELSVGGITPSYGLLKQVIKNLDIPVFILIRPRGGSFVYSEDDFEIMKRDIQLCKDLGCQGIVSGILNADKTIDIDRTKQLITLSRPLQFTFHRAFDEVKNPKQALEQLIELGVERVLSSGQEVSAEEGLNLLKELNKISNGRITILVGGGVNSNNANKFKTNGLEEIHASASTHLEGDNSVFSRPITYSDPQKIKAILNAISI, via the coding sequence ATGAAACTAGAAATCTGCGTCAACTCATATCAATCCGCAAAAAATGCCTGCGACGCAGGAGCACATCGCATAGAATTATGTCAAGAATTGTCTGTTGGAGGCATTACGCCATCATATGGTTTATTAAAACAGGTGATTAAAAATTTAGATATTCCTGTTTTTATTTTAATTAGACCTAGAGGTGGAAGTTTTGTGTATTCAGAGGACGACTTCGAAATTATGAAAAGAGACATTCAACTCTGTAAGGATTTGGGATGTCAAGGTATTGTTTCAGGCATTTTAAATGCAGATAAGACCATTGATATTGATAGAACAAAGCAACTAATAACTCTTTCTAGGCCATTACAATTTACATTCCATCGTGCGTTTGATGAAGTTAAAAACCCGAAACAAGCATTAGAACAACTGATTGAATTGGGAGTAGAACGTGTGTTATCTTCAGGGCAAGAAGTTTCAGCAGAAGAAGGACTTAACTTATTAAAAGAACTCAATAAAATTTCGAATGGAAGAATTACAATTTTGGTAGGAGGAGGAGTAAACTCAAATAATGCAAATAAGTTTAAAACTAATGGACTAGAAGAAATTCATGCTTCAGCTTCAACTCATTTAGAAGGGGATAATTCAGTATTCTCAAGACCAATAACCTATTCCGATCCTCAAAAAATAAAAGCCATTTTAAATGCGATATCAATATAA
- a CDS encoding LruC domain-containing protein: protein MFGKVDTKIQIPTYLEEVFVQVHSVGFANQKMINVAPHINAEFGGVPSGRSINNSKRMNFDPIPISDNYYYMGSFNEGHWKGLPHYLEDEGDDLSQEFLNSVSASLPDRRVPWYNPEYLTTGNELDIEVIEQSEVWVTFVSEGAGYRNALGYYVFETNNPPANLSEIDSIFVVLPNASLVNSYGELNAGDKIKLGDFNPGQTISWVLFQNAWTGTGVDVNATKFFSRIDFNTVESDPNKRQHTVQLADFGNQILLNGFEDQTRSIGSDDDFNDLIFYVSANPWEGINTGDIPITTPVTDSDGDGITDENDDFPDDPLRALRNTYSGSLAFEDLWPAEGDYDFNDMVIDYEIDHILNGNNLLVDIEAEWTIKALFASFDNGFGIQLNNLASNDVNSVSGVYINNGLISQNGNGTEANQENATVIIFDSAFDAVQNSGSLFPHTSPTTIISTTINFDHPVSQSITGYPPYNPFIFVNGNRSKEVHLPGRVPTDLADLSFFGTSSDASNFDNGYYYKTSNGLPWAINIPESFDFPNAGIPISDAYYNFALWAISGGNTNEDWYRNLPGNRDQNKIY from the coding sequence ATGTTTGGAAAAGTAGATACAAAGATTCAAATTCCAACATATTTAGAGGAGGTTTTCGTACAGGTTCATAGTGTTGGTTTTGCCAATCAGAAAATGATAAATGTGGCACCACATATAAACGCGGAATTTGGTGGTGTACCATCTGGGAGATCTATTAATAATAGTAAGCGAATGAATTTCGATCCAATTCCTATTTCCGATAATTATTATTATATGGGCAGTTTTAATGAGGGGCATTGGAAGGGTTTGCCTCATTATCTTGAGGATGAGGGTGACGACTTAAGTCAAGAATTCCTCAATAGTGTAAGTGCCTCACTTCCTGATAGAAGAGTGCCTTGGTATAATCCAGAATATTTAACCACAGGTAATGAACTTGATATTGAGGTAATAGAACAGAGTGAAGTGTGGGTAACTTTTGTTAGTGAGGGTGCAGGCTATCGTAATGCATTAGGATACTACGTCTTTGAAACCAATAATCCTCCTGCCAACCTTAGTGAAATAGATTCAATTTTCGTTGTGTTACCAAATGCATCGTTGGTAAATTCATATGGGGAACTTAATGCAGGGGACAAAATAAAATTAGGGGATTTTAATCCTGGACAGACCATTTCATGGGTACTCTTTCAAAATGCATGGACAGGAACAGGAGTAGATGTTAATGCGACAAAGTTTTTCTCAAGGATTGATTTCAATACGGTAGAAAGCGATCCAAATAAGCGTCAACATACTGTACAATTAGCGGATTTTGGTAATCAAATACTATTGAATGGTTTTGAGGATCAAACACGTTCAATTGGAAGTGATGATGATTTTAATGATTTAATTTTTTATGTTTCAGCGAATCCATGGGAGGGGATAAATACAGGGGATATTCCAATAACAACTCCTGTTACAGATAGCGATGGTGATGGTATTACAGATGAGAATGATGATTTTCCTGATGATCCCTTAAGAGCACTTCGAAACACATATTCGGGTTCTTTGGCCTTTGAAGATCTTTGGCCTGCTGAAGGCGACTATGATTTTAATGATATGGTAATTGATTATGAAATAGATCATATTTTAAACGGTAATAATCTTTTGGTAGATATAGAGGCTGAGTGGACTATAAAAGCGCTATTTGCAAGTTTTGATAATGGTTTTGGGATACAATTAAATAATCTTGCATCTAATGATGTAAATAGCGTCAGTGGTGTGTATATAAATAATGGATTAATTTCTCAAAACGGGAATGGTACTGAAGCCAATCAGGAAAATGCAACTGTTATTATTTTTGATAGCGCCTTTGATGCGGTTCAGAATTCAGGTAGTCTTTTCCCTCACACATCACCAACAACAATCATAAGCACTACGATTAATTTTGATCATCCAGTTTCTCAGAGTATAACTGGATATCCGCCGTATAATCCATTTATTTTTGTTAATGGTAACCGAAGTAAGGAGGTGCATTTACCAGGTCGAGTGCCAACGGATCTTGCAGACTTAAGTTTTTTTGGAACATCTTCAGATGCAAGTAATTTTGATAATGGGTATTATTATAAGACTTCGAACGGATTACCCTGGGCAATTAATATCCCAGAATCATTTGATTTTCCTAATGCCGGTATTCCAATCAGTGATGCTTATTATAATTTTGCATTATGGGCTATAAGTGGGGGAAATACCAATGAAGATTGGTACCGTAATCTGCCTGGAAATAGAGATCAAAATAAAATCTATTAA
- a CDS encoding beta-N-acetylhexosaminidase, giving the protein MHFKKILLLFLFASVLFGCLEMRMPNNTSQIIPIPIDQEITNNQFILDSFVGINASEEFQVSSSFLKNFIENGSSIEIQNSNEIEFIQVATLKPEAYELNIQSEKISIRASSDVGAFYAVQSLRQLLPVGFEDGTYADSEVAIQCLTIKDQPEFSYRGMHLDVGRHMFSVDFIKIYIDALAMLKMNTFHWHLTEDQGWRIEIKKYPKLQEVAAYRDETLVGHYSDQPHQFDGKKYGGYYTQEEVRDIVAYAEKRFVTIIPEIEMPGHSQAAVAAYPELGCTGEPVQVAKKWGVFEEIYCPNEFTFQFLEEVLDEVMDLFPSKYIHIGGDEAPKARWKNSEFCQDFIKKNNLRDEHGLQSYFIQRMEKYLNSKGRQIIGWDEILEGGLAPNATVMAWRGLEGAVEAAKAGHNVIITPTSHCYFNYYQSDNDDEPLAIGGFLPLEKVYSFNPIPEELTEEEAKHVLGAQGNIWTEYMPNSDKVEYMMFPRVLALSEVVWSVPETRNYKDFVSRVENFYKRLEALGMNYANHLYEIEGELISNGKGVAYQMQKSTEGKTIRYTLDGLEPTINSKVYKNLLPITKSVNLKAAVFDAEEKLGTTFSQDINLHKAVGAKITINKESHKAYSGSGAAGLINGINGSDSRYGDKEWLGFWGEDIWIEIEFDKPTDVNNISTRFYNGNGQWIYAPKSIAATYYFRDKAPTVYKQIEPTGLLANVNLNLDIDEEIMDVTKIHIRVENYGTIPEGKQGAGNKAWTFIDEIVVN; this is encoded by the coding sequence ATGCATTTCAAGAAAATACTGCTACTCTTTCTTTTTGCCTCAGTTTTATTTGGGTGTTTGGAAATGCGTATGCCAAATAACACTTCTCAAATTATTCCAATTCCAATCGACCAAGAAATTACGAACAATCAATTTATTTTGGATAGTTTTGTAGGAATTAATGCTTCGGAAGAATTTCAGGTATCATCTTCGTTTTTGAAAAATTTCATTGAAAATGGAAGCTCAATTGAAATTCAAAATTCTAATGAAATTGAGTTTATTCAAGTCGCAACATTAAAGCCAGAAGCATATGAGCTCAATATCCAATCAGAAAAAATAAGTATAAGAGCGTCGAGTGACGTAGGAGCATTTTATGCAGTACAATCCCTGCGACAGTTATTGCCAGTTGGTTTTGAGGATGGAACTTACGCGGATTCAGAAGTTGCCATACAATGCCTAACCATTAAGGATCAACCAGAATTCTCATACCGAGGTATGCATCTCGATGTCGGAAGACATATGTTTTCTGTGGACTTTATAAAAATATATATCGATGCCTTGGCCATGTTAAAGATGAACACGTTTCATTGGCACCTAACGGAAGATCAAGGATGGCGTATCGAAATAAAGAAATACCCAAAACTTCAAGAAGTGGCCGCTTATAGAGATGAGACCTTAGTCGGTCATTATAGCGATCAACCACATCAGTTTGATGGTAAAAAATATGGTGGTTACTATACCCAAGAAGAGGTTAGAGATATTGTTGCCTATGCTGAAAAACGTTTTGTGACTATAATTCCAGAGATTGAAATGCCTGGTCATAGTCAGGCTGCAGTAGCAGCTTATCCAGAATTGGGATGTACCGGAGAGCCTGTACAAGTAGCCAAAAAATGGGGAGTCTTTGAAGAGATTTATTGTCCTAATGAGTTTACATTTCAGTTTTTAGAAGAAGTATTAGATGAGGTTATGGACTTATTTCCTAGTAAGTATATCCATATTGGTGGAGATGAGGCGCCAAAAGCCAGATGGAAAAACAGTGAATTTTGTCAAGATTTTATCAAAAAAAATAACCTTAGAGATGAACATGGTTTACAGAGTTATTTTATTCAGCGCATGGAAAAATATCTTAATTCTAAAGGCAGACAAATTATTGGCTGGGACGAAATTTTAGAAGGTGGCTTAGCACCAAATGCTACAGTGATGGCTTGGAGAGGTTTAGAAGGTGCTGTTGAAGCTGCCAAAGCAGGACACAACGTTATTATTACACCAACATCACATTGTTATTTTAATTATTATCAGTCAGATAATGACGATGAACCGTTAGCTATAGGTGGCTTTTTACCTTTAGAAAAAGTGTATAGCTTTAATCCCATACCAGAAGAATTAACTGAAGAGGAAGCTAAACATGTTTTAGGAGCTCAAGGTAATATATGGACAGAATACATGCCGAATTCTGATAAAGTTGAGTATATGATGTTTCCGAGGGTTCTAGCTTTAAGTGAAGTCGTATGGTCAGTTCCAGAAACAAGAAATTATAAGGATTTTGTGTCTAGAGTTGAAAACTTTTATAAGCGATTAGAGGCGTTAGGTATGAATTATGCGAATCATTTGTACGAAATTGAAGGTGAATTAATTTCTAATGGAAAGGGAGTGGCTTACCAAATGCAAAAGTCAACGGAAGGAAAAACAATCCGATATACATTAGATGGTCTAGAACCAACTATAAATTCTAAGGTTTATAAGAATCTCCTACCTATTACAAAAAGTGTGAATTTAAAAGCGGCTGTTTTTGATGCAGAGGAAAAATTAGGAACAACCTTTTCTCAAGATATTAATTTACATAAAGCGGTTGGTGCTAAAATCACAATTAATAAAGAATCACATAAAGCCTACTCTGGTAGCGGAGCAGCAGGTTTAATAAATGGTATTAACGGAAGCGACTCTCGTTATGGAGATAAAGAATGGCTAGGATTTTGGGGAGAAGATATTTGGATAGAAATTGAATTCGATAAGCCTACTGATGTAAACAATATTTCAACTCGATTCTATAATGGAAATGGACAATGGATTTATGCTCCCAAAAGTATTGCCGCAACATATTACTTTAGAGATAAGGCTCCAACAGTTTATAAACAAATTGAACCAACAGGATTATTGGCAAATGTTAATTTGAATCTAGATATCGATGAAGAAATTATGGATGTTACTAAAATTCATATCAGAGTTGAAAACTATGGAACAATACCAGAAGGCAAACAAGGTGCTGGCAATAAAGCTTGGACATTTATTGATGAGATAGTTGTCAATTGA
- a CDS encoding beta-mannosidase, with translation MELDSNWQFKKVKDSIWQSATVPGNVFSDLLDHQLIEDPFIGDNEKDVQWVSETDWEYKTTFTIDKKTLQKKQIELNFEGLDTYASVYLNDSIILKANNAFRAWNVAVKPLLKLSNELRIVFESTSKQEKIEKEKLPYELPEGERIFTRKAQFQYGWDWGPKLNTCGIWKPIKFTAWNNYKVDDIHIKNKFINDSVCSILLDLKKISTVELDKKLRYEIYVNDVLTKTSHEIYKGYTWITKVQIKNPKRWWSHNLGEPYLYDIKVIVKDNDKILDSISVKHGIRTIELVTEKDGVGESFYFKVNDVPVYSKGANYIPQNSFQNKVTDKHYDKLLNDVVDANMNMLRVWGGGIYENDVFYDLCDKKGILVWQDFMFACAMYPGDNDFLENVKQEAVTNVKRLRNHASIALWCGNNENSEGWHRWGWQADRNEEEKAEIWSNYLKVFDSILPITVTQLTDTDYWESSPKYGRGNPKYKTEGDAHDWWIWHDVYPFEHLEENIPRFMSEFGFQSFPSYETIRFINQSDSIELASDSFKNHQKHSRGFQIIEDYMKRDFPVPETPEDYVYMSQLLQAYGITKGIEAQRRAKPYNMGTLYWQLNDCWPAVSWSSIDYLGNWKALHYKAKNSFENVLISNEYYRGQGVLNTTVINDGLITIKDTLKLRIVDFDGNESYKLDKVITVSNNSNYNINLKLYEHDIANSRNRMVITKFGASVNYFYFDKPKYLYLKQQPIEREIVKTAEGFDIKLFSSTFQKDVFLFINHKGHFSDNFFDLLPNESKTIQFKSEMNKLENLQIKSFNNFIR, from the coding sequence ATGGAATTAGATAGTAATTGGCAATTCAAAAAAGTTAAAGATTCTATATGGCAATCAGCAACGGTTCCTGGTAATGTATTTTCAGATTTGTTAGATCATCAATTAATTGAGGACCCATTTATAGGTGACAATGAAAAAGACGTACAATGGGTTTCAGAAACCGATTGGGAGTACAAAACCACATTTACTATTGATAAAAAAACGCTCCAAAAAAAACAGATAGAACTCAATTTTGAAGGTTTAGACACCTATGCTTCTGTTTATTTAAATGATAGTATAATTTTAAAAGCAAATAATGCCTTTAGAGCATGGAATGTTGCTGTAAAACCACTTTTAAAACTTTCTAATGAATTACGAATAGTTTTTGAATCTACCTCAAAACAAGAAAAAATAGAAAAAGAAAAGTTGCCTTATGAATTGCCAGAAGGAGAACGCATTTTTACCAGAAAAGCGCAATTTCAATATGGTTGGGATTGGGGACCAAAATTAAATACTTGCGGGATTTGGAAACCAATAAAATTTACAGCTTGGAATAATTATAAAGTTGATGATATACATATTAAGAATAAATTTATTAATGATTCTGTTTGCTCAATACTCTTAGATTTAAAAAAAATCTCAACGGTTGAATTAGACAAAAAATTACGTTATGAAATCTATGTTAATGATGTTTTGACTAAAACATCTCATGAAATCTACAAAGGCTATACATGGATTACTAAAGTTCAAATAAAAAATCCAAAACGCTGGTGGTCGCACAATTTGGGTGAACCATATCTCTATGATATAAAAGTTATCGTTAAGGATAATGATAAAATTCTCGATAGTATTTCAGTTAAGCATGGCATAAGAACCATAGAGTTAGTAACTGAAAAAGATGGTGTGGGAGAATCCTTTTATTTCAAAGTTAACGACGTACCAGTTTATTCTAAAGGGGCAAATTACATTCCGCAAAATAGCTTTCAGAATAAAGTAACAGATAAACACTATGACAAACTATTAAATGATGTTGTTGATGCTAATATGAATATGCTTAGAGTTTGGGGTGGGGGCATTTACGAAAATGATGTGTTTTATGATCTATGTGATAAAAAAGGCATCTTAGTTTGGCAAGATTTTATGTTTGCTTGCGCTATGTATCCTGGTGATAATGACTTTTTAGAGAATGTAAAACAAGAAGCTGTTACTAATGTAAAACGACTTAGAAACCATGCGTCAATTGCTTTATGGTGCGGTAATAACGAAAACTCAGAAGGTTGGCATCGTTGGGGCTGGCAAGCTGATAGAAACGAAGAAGAAAAAGCTGAGATTTGGAGCAATTACCTAAAAGTATTTGATTCTATTTTACCAATTACTGTTACCCAATTAACAGATACAGATTATTGGGAATCATCTCCAAAATACGGAAGAGGTAATCCAAAATATAAAACAGAAGGTGATGCACACGATTGGTGGATTTGGCACGATGTCTACCCGTTTGAACATCTTGAAGAAAACATACCACGTTTTATGAGTGAGTTTGGCTTTCAGTCTTTTCCGAGTTATGAAACTATTAGGTTTATCAATCAAAGTGATTCGATTGAATTAGCTTCAGATAGTTTTAAGAACCATCAAAAACATTCTAGAGGATTTCAAATTATCGAAGATTATATGAAGCGCGATTTTCCTGTTCCAGAAACTCCAGAAGATTATGTTTACATGAGTCAACTTTTACAAGCTTACGGTATTACAAAAGGTATTGAAGCACAAAGAAGGGCTAAACCATACAACATGGGTACATTATATTGGCAACTCAACGATTGTTGGCCAGCAGTATCTTGGTCTAGTATTGACTATTTAGGAAACTGGAAAGCATTGCATTATAAAGCCAAAAATAGTTTTGAGAATGTGTTAATTTCAAATGAGTATTATCGAGGACAAGGAGTTTTGAATACTACAGTAATTAATGATGGGTTGATTACAATTAAAGATACTTTGAAGTTAAGAATTGTAGATTTTGATGGAAATGAATCTTACAAATTAGACAAAGTGATTACCGTGAGTAATAACTCTAATTATAATATAAACTTAAAGCTATATGAACATGATATTGCGAATAGTCGAAATAGAATGGTTATTACAAAATTTGGTGCTAGCGTCAACTATTTTTATTTTGATAAACCTAAATATCTTTATTTAAAGCAACAACCAATCGAAAGAGAAATTGTAAAAACAGCTGAAGGATTTGACATCAAATTATTCAGTAGTACATTTCAAAAAGATGTGTTCTTATTTATAAACCATAAGGGTCATTTTTCAGATAACTTCTTCGATTTATTACCAAATGAGTCTAAAACAATTCAATTTAAATCAGAGATGAATAAACTAGAGAATTTGCAAATAAAGAGCTTTAACAATTTCATAAGATAA
- a CDS encoding GH92 family glycosyl hydrolase has protein sequence MDFKLIFVLILILLLFNCQDSPLIKEAQKDQPLINYVNTFIGTGGHGHTYPGATLPYGMMQLSPDTRLEGWDGCSGYHYSDEYIYGFSHTHLSGTGISDYGDVLLMPTNTHNFNNGADGKKGYRAHFSHDNETAEPGYYKVHLDSTNIDVELTVSTRSGIHKYQFPSSENQFVILDLVHRDKVLGAKIDKISDTEIVGYRHSEAWAKDQRIFFAIKTSHPFNDVLQSPPKTGMPEARRSSLKFINPNNEPIIIKVGISAVDIDGARKNLEGEIGNKDFNTVKKIGQKYWEEQLEKIVIKSKDLDKMTNFYTALYHTMIAPNRYQDVDGRYRGMDLQIHHADFDYYTVFSLWDTYRAAHPLYTIIEQEKTNDFINTFLAKYDEGGIMPMWDLAGNYTDCMIGYHAIPVIADAYLKGITNYDTEKAFKAMKHSATRDKFGLEAYKKYGFIPVDEESESVSKTLEYAYDDWTIAQMAKDMGKTEDYETYIKRSQYYKNVFDPESQFMRGRFRNTWFAPFDPYEVNFNYTEANSWQYSFYVPQDVSGFIDLLGGKDKLETQLDELFSAKTETSGRNQSDITGLIGQYAHGNEPSHHMAYLYNFVNKPHKTQEKVYQILTELYKNDPDGVSGNEDCGQMSAWYVLSSMGFYSVTPGSNNYIIGTPLFNKTTINLENGEQFNIVANNLSDTNIYIENVKLNGKDLDVTYLKHEDIINGGTLEFNMTDNPAIWGSRNGNEPKTEITDHIILPSPYIEKGDITFRGSTEVVLNSSEADAKIFYALDKGYFKLYEKPFTITEDTQVKLYSEKGDLKSPLLSTPFYKIDPNLSIKLESKFANQYSAGGNDALIDGIRSTKNYRTGSWQGYNNIDLVAIVDLGSEKSIASVSTNFLRDQGAWIFHPTEVEYLVSKDGRNFESIGKKTLETKSKNYNIAIETVEMNVPKSNYRYVKVIAKKLGNLPEWHVGYPMDGKSWIFVDEISIK, from the coding sequence ATGGACTTTAAACTAATCTTCGTTTTAATTTTAATTCTTCTACTTTTTAATTGTCAAGATTCACCTCTAATTAAAGAAGCTCAAAAAGACCAACCACTAATAAATTATGTAAACACTTTTATTGGCACTGGTGGTCATGGTCACACCTATCCTGGTGCAACACTACCTTATGGCATGATGCAACTCTCACCAGATACACGGTTAGAAGGTTGGGATGGTTGTTCTGGTTATCATTATAGTGACGAATATATTTATGGTTTTTCGCATACACATCTCAGTGGTACAGGTATTAGCGATTATGGAGATGTGCTTTTAATGCCAACTAATACCCACAATTTTAATAATGGTGCTGATGGCAAAAAAGGGTATCGCGCCCATTTTTCTCATGATAATGAAACTGCAGAACCTGGTTATTATAAAGTACACTTAGATTCTACAAATATTGATGTAGAATTAACCGTTTCTACACGCAGCGGGATCCATAAATATCAATTTCCATCTTCTGAAAATCAATTTGTAATTTTAGATTTGGTGCATCGTGATAAAGTCTTAGGTGCTAAGATTGATAAAATTTCTGACACTGAAATAGTTGGCTATCGTCATTCTGAAGCTTGGGCAAAAGACCAACGTATATTCTTTGCGATAAAAACCTCGCATCCGTTTAACGATGTATTACAGTCACCACCAAAAACCGGAATGCCAGAAGCAAGACGATCGTCCTTAAAATTTATTAATCCCAATAACGAACCTATAATTATTAAAGTAGGAATATCTGCTGTAGATATAGATGGTGCTCGTAAAAATCTAGAAGGAGAAATAGGAAATAAAGATTTTAATACCGTTAAAAAAATAGGGCAAAAGTATTGGGAAGAACAACTAGAAAAAATTGTTATTAAAAGTAAAGACTTAGACAAAATGACTAATTTTTATACAGCTCTTTATCATACGATGATTGCACCAAACCGTTATCAAGATGTAGATGGTCGTTACAGAGGTATGGACTTACAAATTCATCATGCAGATTTCGATTACTACACGGTCTTTTCACTTTGGGACACGTATAGAGCTGCACATCCACTTTATACCATCATTGAACAAGAAAAAACAAACGATTTTATAAATACATTTTTAGCAAAATATGATGAAGGTGGCATTATGCCAATGTGGGATTTAGCAGGAAACTATACAGACTGTATGATTGGTTATCATGCGATACCTGTCATAGCTGATGCATATTTAAAAGGAATTACAAATTACGATACAGAAAAGGCATTTAAGGCCATGAAACATTCTGCAACGAGAGACAAATTTGGACTGGAAGCTTATAAAAAATATGGCTTTATTCCTGTAGATGAAGAAAGTGAATCTGTTTCTAAAACTTTAGAATATGCCTATGATGATTGGACTATTGCACAAATGGCAAAAGACATGGGTAAAACTGAAGATTACGAAACGTACATTAAGCGTTCACAGTACTATAAAAATGTATTTGATCCTGAAAGTCAATTTATGAGAGGTCGTTTTAGAAATACTTGGTTTGCACCTTTTGATCCTTATGAAGTGAATTTTAATTATACTGAAGCCAATTCTTGGCAATACAGTTTTTATGTCCCACAAGATGTTTCAGGTTTTATAGACCTACTTGGCGGGAAAGATAAATTAGAAACCCAACTCGATGAGTTATTTAGCGCAAAAACCGAAACCTCCGGCCGTAATCAATCAGATATTACAGGTTTAATTGGCCAATATGCTCATGGTAATGAGCCCAGTCATCATATGGCTTATCTTTACAACTTCGTTAACAAGCCTCATAAAACTCAAGAAAAAGTATATCAGATTTTAACTGAACTCTATAAAAATGATCCTGATGGAGTTTCAGGTAACGAAGATTGTGGGCAAATGAGTGCATGGTATGTGCTGAGTTCTATGGGCTTTTATTCTGTGACTCCAGGAAGCAATAATTACATTATTGGAACACCACTTTTTAATAAAACGACGATTAATCTTGAAAATGGCGAACAATTCAACATTGTTGCTAATAATTTGAGCGACACCAATATTTATATTGAAAACGTAAAACTTAATGGAAAAGATTTAGATGTCACATATCTAAAACATGAAGATATTATTAATGGTGGAACCTTAGAATTTAATATGACTGATAATCCTGCAATTTGGGGAAGCAGAAATGGAAACGAACCAAAAACAGAAATTACAGATCATATCATTTTACCGTCTCCTTATATTGAGAAAGGTGATATAACCTTTAGAGGTTCAACTGAAGTTGTTTTAAATTCCTCTGAAGCAGACGCTAAAATTTTCTACGCTTTAGATAAGGGATATTTTAAATTATATGAAAAACCATTTACAATAACTGAAGATACTCAGGTTAAACTATATTCAGAAAAAGGAGACTTAAAAAGCCCTTTATTATCAACCCCATTTTACAAAATAGATCCAAATCTCAGCATAAAATTAGAGAGTAAATTCGCAAATCAATACAGTGCTGGTGGAAACGATGCTCTAATTGATGGCATAAGAAGTACCAAAAATTACAGAACTGGTAGTTGGCAAGGTTATAATAATATAGATTTGGTTGCCATTGTTGATTTAGGTTCAGAAAAAAGTATTGCATCTGTCTCAACAAATTTCTTAAGAGATCAAGGAGCTTGGATTTTTCATCCTACAGAAGTAGAATATTTAGTGTCTAAAGATGGAAGAAACTTCGAATCGATTGGAAAGAAAACTTTAGAAACTAAATCTAAAAATTATAACATAGCCATTGAAACCGTTGAAATGAATGTGCCAAAATCCAATTACAGATACGTAAAAGTTATAGCAAAAAAACTTGGTAATTTACCAGAATGGCATGTTGGTTATCCGATGGATGGCAAAAGCTGGATCTTTGTAGATGAGATTTCGATAAAATAA